In Gimesia panareensis, the genomic window TGTACTCTTGGATCGCAACAATAATCTGCTCCACTTTGTTGCAAGAGACTTTAATGAGTTTCTAAGATCTCTCCGTTAGCTGACGGTGAAAAGAAAGATCTGACAACACTTTCCCCACCCGAAAATCACCTCTTGACTTAATATTAAGGTCTTAGTAAAACCCGCGGCATGTAATGTCTGTCAGAAAACCAGTTTGCGTTCAGGCGTCAATGACCGGGATGGGCCAGAGGCTCCCTGAGATCTGTCTTTTGCTGCATCTCGTCGATGATAAATCGCTTTCCAGGCGGCCTGATCCAACGTCCAACTTCTCTTTTTTTAACTTCAATTACTAAGGTTTTCGGACTTTACGACTGGCAGACATACTGAGCCGCGTCAGAATTACACATATCACATCACAGAGCAGGGTAACGAATCATGGAATTGAAGAATCATTTTGAGACAAGTGGACAGTGGCTGTTTCGCTGGCGGAGCTATCTGCCGGCTGTTCTGCTGCTGCCGCTGGTATTCGCGGCGGCGAACTTTGAACGGCCCTGGGGACGACACGATTTTCAGGAAATCTGGGAACTGGTCTGCATCGGCGTGACCCTGCTGGGCCTGCTGGTGCGTGTGCTGGTCGCGGGCTTTGTCCCCAGTGGTACTTCCGGACGCAATACAAAAAAACAGGTCGCCGACAGTCTGAATACCACAGGCATTTATGCAGTCTGCCGCCATCCGCTCTATCTGGGCAACTTCCTGATCGCTCTGGGCTGGGCCATGTTCTTCCATGATGGCTGGCTGCTCGCCGTTTTCTGTATGGCTTTCTGGCTCTATTACGAACGGATTATGATGACCGAAGAAGCCTTCCTGCGTGGGAAATTCGGTGAAGAATTCACCGCCTGGGCAGAACGAACACCGGCTTTTATTCCCAACCTCAAAAACTGGAAGAGACCCGCACTCAAGTTCTCAGTCCGCACCGTGGTGCGTCGCGAATACCTGACCTTCGTGGGAGCCATGCTGGTCTTCGTCACTCTGGAACTGCTCGAACACTGGCACGTAGACGGTCAGGCCCAACTGAGTACCTTCTGGCCCTATCTGGCAGCACTCACAGGCGTGACCTTCGTCGCGGTCCGGGTGCTCCATAAGTGCACCCGCTGCCTGTCCGAAGAGGGCAGGTGACCGGAATCGGGACCGGATCATTATCATAGGACAAAAATCAAATCACCCTCCGCTGCTGACAAAAGGATTTCTCATGCAGCTCAGTTTCAGTACCAACGCGCGGCACCGGACCTTCTCCCGGGCCATGGACAGGATTGATACCAGATTCCAGCCACTGCTGGACGCATTTCAAACCGTGAAGTTAGAGCACCCGGTTCATGAAGTGATCCTGGTCGGGATTACAGATGACAAGCCCCCTCAGTTCTTTGAGGAAATCGAAAACAGTGATGGTTTCTTTCAGGTCTTCGCCGGGTGCTCACTGCGTGGCGGAGATCAGGAACTGGTGGCAGATGTCTTTGAAATCCTGCGCAATGCCACTCGCCTCTACCCATTCGCCGCACCCGACCATGAGACATTAGAAGCGCTCTTCAAACGCATGCGGCCTGCCGTCGTCGGCACCTGAGACGCGTCCGGTGCCCATCTGAGCCTATACTGCTCTTTTAAAACGCAAGCTGCCTCGGTCCTTCAGCGATCTTCCGGGTTTCAGTGCCGAACCGGTATTCGCCCGGGCGATAGACGTCAATATGCTCGTAGATCGCCTCTTTCCCCAGCGGACTGAATGTGTAGAACTTAACTGTCGCCACATCTCCTTTCATCGTGACCGTTGGACGCCAGTCCGTCGGCCTGGGAGTTTTCCACTTCCAGTTGGCAGCAGGTCGTGAGGGAAACTCCAGGGGATCATCCATATCCGTCGGCCCGGAACCCTGCCAGGGATCGGCATCCAGCACGGTATGCATCGACCAGCGGGCACCATGCCAGATCGCGCCGAATTCGTCCAGCTCGCGTTTAAGCATCGAAGCCAGCAGGTACGATTTCAGAGAACGGTCTCCTTCGATGGCCTCCATGACATTATCCAGCGCCATACCGGGCTTGGGGGATTTAAACAGGGTGCCTCCGCCCTGCAGCAGCGCATTCGGGTTCGGAAACGTGGACCCGACCGGCATCGCCCACACCACACCATTCCCGTTCATGTCCTCTTTGAACTGATAAGCCTTTAACTGGTATTTCCTGTTGATCCGCAGGGGCTTGAATAACACGACAATGTTCGCTGGATCCACCTGGCTCTTGGACCAGCCATTCGGCGTTCGCTCGGGAACCATTGCCAGCTGTTGTGCTTTCCGCCGCAGCTTTTTGATTCCGGCAGCCGAAAAATATTCGGGGGCTGTTGTCTTCGCAGCAGTATCATCAGCGGCACTGATCTTCGCCGGGGAACTAATGAGCATCATTCCAGCGAAAAGCAGGCTGGCTGCCAGGGGGACAAAGCCGAATAGACGCAGTTGAGCATTTAATTTTGTCGTAATCATCTTGTTCCTCTCAAGACAGCTGTAAGAAATGGAACACCGAGTTTCTGGTCAGCGAGTATTCCGGTCGCGGATGAACCACAGTGTATCCTCGCCGGAAACCAGACCGATCCGATTCGGCGAATCTGGATTCACTGACAACGGTGCAGAAAATACCTGTAGCCTCTTGCCGTTCTCATCGCATTGAATGAGTGTGATCTGGGGAGTCGTATAGTCTCCATCCAGTCGCCAGTAATTGAGGCCCGTCGATTTCAGATTGGCATCAAGGGGGGAATAAGCATAAATCCTGCCTTGTCCTGTCAAAACAAACCGCAATGCCAGCCACATGGCCAGATCTTTCTGCTTTTCCGGGTCCTCGGGCGGTTTGAGTTTCCAGACTCCTTTGATGGGAACCTTTCCAATGTATCCGCGAATGAAGTCATACCGTAAATTGGCATCCCCCACGATATTCAGCCTGTTCACTGCCGAATACCTGCCCGCCTTTTCATGTGCTTCTTTCAGCGTGGGATAATGATTTTGATAACCGGCAGTCGTCCAGGCCTTGAGCAGTTTATCAGCCAGGTATTTGTCAGCAGCCCCGGCAACCACCTTGGATTGCCAGCCCAGGTAAGCCCTCCCTTTGGCATTCGGCCCAATTCCGAAGCCGGTGGCCAGACGGCGGTCGATTCGCTGGGCATTCCCCAGGTGATAATCCGTGGTATTGCAGCCGTTGATGATCACCAGCTTCGGGCCCCCGTCGGTGCCGACCGCTGCGCGAATTTCATCCGGGGTCAGATATTGTTGACTGGGATCTCCACCCGACGGCAGCTTGACTTTGATCACCTGCGTTTCTTCAGTTTCACTGTCGCCCGAATGGGTGTTGATATAAAAAATGTTGGACGACTTGATGATCGGCAACAGTCCAGTTTCAGTATAACCTCCGTCCTGCAGGTAAAACTCGACTTCCTCCCCCCGAAACATTCTTTTGATCGAAGCCTGGTAGTCCGAGTCTGGCAAGACAGAAGCGACATCATATCCCCGCACAAAACTGATCTTGAATTGTTCATCGCGTTCCTGATCCGCAGCAAACACACAGGGGGAACAGGCCAAAACACAGACGGCCAGAAACAATTTTCCAGATATGCAACGCATCACTTTGCCCTTTCTGTTGCTCAGGGGGCTCAGCTTTGTGAATCTTTTCCTGAAACAAGATGCCAGTGTCTCTTTTTCGCATTATAAACGCTGCTGTTGAGAGGGGAAGCATGACCGGGGGGAGGAAACTACCTGTCCTGGGATAGGGAATCCTCTGGTGACTGATGGTACATCAGGGCGCAACAGGACTGTGCGAACGACGCAGTATGCGCCCGGAGAGGGATTCACCACGATTGCATTTCGTTATGTGGCCCCGTAAAACGTGCTCACCCCTTCACCTTGCTGAAATCCCAGACCCGCACGGGGCGATTTGTCTTCGCCGAACGATATTGAATCGAGCCGATCTCAATCGGGCCCTCCTGCACGGGCAGGTAGAGCCGGATAATGCCACTCATCCCCTCGACGGGCAGGGGGACTTCCACTTCCTGCCAGTCCGGGTTGGCTTTCAGATCAAAGTTCACGGTTTGACCGGTCTTGGGAAAGTCCTCTTGCTGCCACGTTTTCCACAAAACTTTTCCCGCACCTCCCTGGGGACTTTTTAAACGCAGCTTCAGTGTCATCGGTCCCCGATGTTTGACCTGGGCGGTCCCCAGAAACGGAGTCCGGCCGTCGGCTTCCATCCGCGCCGCCCCATCAACCAGTGTCAGCTTGGAAAACTTGGGCACCAGTCCCTGTGTCGGCCCCCGCTTGGGAACACCTGCCGTGGATCGGGGATTATAGTCCGGGTTCGGCTGCGGATAGAGCGCACCGGTCTCTTTGACGAACTGATCAATCAGCGCGTCGAGTGCTTTCACTTTCTCGGGATGCGTCGCGGCCAGGTTTTTTGTCTCCCCGATGTCCTCTGTCAGATTGTAGAGCTCGCGGACTTCCGGGTACTTCGGGTGGGGTTCAAACCGGCGGATCAGCTTCCAGTCTCCCTGACGCACTGAAACCGCAGGAATCAGGTGCGGGAACCAGGTGAACCACGCGGTTCGCTGGAGATCCCCCTTCTGTTTCAGGACCGGCAGAATCGATTCGCCGTCGATGATCTGTGCGTCCGACTGTTTGACATGCATCGCATCCAGAATCGTAGGATACAGGTCAATCGGACCAACGATGGCATCACTGGTCGTGCCCGGTTGGATGTGCCCGGGCCAGCGTACCATCAGCGGCACCCGCTGGCCTCCCTCATATATCCTGCCTTTCCCTTCCCGCAACGGGGCATTATTGGTCGGCGGCTCGCCTCCGGCCCATTTGCGATAGCTCTTGACGGTTGCATACAGGGGATGCTTTTCTGTAATCCGCTGGATCTTGGGGTCCTCACTGCTCCAACTGTGCGCATTCCCGCCATTATCGGAATAGAAGATGAACAGCGTGTTTTCAGCCAGTTTCAGTTCGTCCAGTTTGTCCAGAATTCGGCCCAGACTCTCATCCACGTTCTGCAGCATCGAAGCCATCACCGGATTCTTCTGCTCGCCCCGCGGATCCTGTTTTTTCGCGAACTCTTTGGTGTAAGCTTCTTTGTGCTGCCACGGTCCATGTACTGAATAATGCCAGAGATTCAGATAGAACGGCTCCTGTTGATGCGCTTCGATGAACTTCAGGGCTTCGTCGGTCAGGCGATCGGTAATATGTTCCCCTTCGGGGCCATCGGTGATATTTCCTACATGATGACGACCGGTCGGCTTCCCGTCAGGGAAAACACCGTACGGAGAGAAATAGCTGGGTGGCCCTGGATCGGGAGCGCAGTGCCAGACCGTTTCGAACCCCTGTTTATCGGGGCGATGCGGTGCCGTTAATCCCAGGTGCCATTTTCCGAAGTGCCCCGTCCGATAGCCGGCGTCCCGCAGGGCTTCCGCCAGGGTATACTGCTCCGGATCCAGATAATTTTTGCTGATCGGCATTCGAAACTTCTGGTTCGGCTTCGCCGTCTTCGGCAGATATTCAAAATCGGCCGGCCGCGGAGGCTGGTGCCCGCTGGCGCTGGTAATCCCGTGCCGTGCCGAATACTGTCCCGTCAGAATCGACGCCCGCGTCGGCGAGCAGAGCGGGACCGCGTAGGCATTCGTGAACCGCATCGACTGTTTTGACAGTCGTGTCATGTTCGGTGTTTCATAGAACTTCGAACCATAAGGCTCACTGTCCATCCAGCCCATGTCGTCTACCAGAAACAGGACCACGTTTGGTCGCGGTTCCGCGGCAGAAGCAGACAGCGAACCCAGGGCAAACAGAAACAGCAGGACAGGTAAGAGTCGATGCATGGAAGACCTTTCGAGTGAGCACAGTGAATCAGGCCAGATCAGTTGTCAGAGAAAACAATTCTACTAGACCAACCCAGCAGAAACGAGTACTTCAGAAAGAATCTTAAGTCTCTGCAGGGGACTCACCAGGATCGATTCCGTCCGGTGACCAATTATTGTATGCTCACATAAGCAGCAGTCACGACCACTGTTAAACGGTACATTCGCTTACGGAATCGTCCATGGCACTACTCTATTCAGACCCGGTTTTTCTCCAACACGAGACCGGCGGTCTCCCCGAAAATCCGGCTCGGATTGTGCCTGCCGTCAGGCGGGCCACCCAGGTCGCTCTACACGCGCATTGCCGACAGCGTTCCTGGAAAGAAATCAGCGACGAACGACTGGAACGGGTTCACACCCCCGACTATGTGAAGTTTGTAAGAGAATTCTGTGAACAGGGGGGCGGCTTTATCAGTCCGGATACCGCGGTCTGCCCTGAATCCTGGCAGGTGGCGCGGATGGCCGCCGGTGCTGCCTGCGATGCGGTCGAACAGGTCATCAAAGGCAACGCCGATCGGGCCTTCTGCCTGATTCGACCTCCGGGGCATCACGCGGCCCGCGCACGCGCCATGGGCTTTTGCCTCTTTAATAATGTCGCCATCGCGGCCCGGCTCGCCATCGACGAACTCGGACTGGAGCGGGTGATGATCATCGACTGGGATGTCCACCACGGCGACGGCACACAGGAACTCTTCTGGGAAGACGGACAGGTTGGTTTTCTCTCAGTACACCGTGCCTCATTCTGTCAAAACTCGGGATTCGCAGAGGAAACCGGATCCGGAGCCGGCCTTGGAACAACCGTCAATCTTCCGTTAGAATACGGTATCTCGCGCGAGGACTATCTGGCCCGGTTCACCGCTGCAGCAGAAGAACTGGCTGAGAAAGTCCGACCGCAGATGATTCTGATCAGTGCCGGCTTCGATGCGCACCAGGCGGACCCGGTCGGTTCACTGGGCCTGGAAAGCGAAGATTTCGCGCGACTCACCCGGGTTGTGCTCGATCTGGCAGACGTGCATGCAGAACAGCGCGTCGTCAGTCTGCTGGAAGGAGGATACAATCCGCAGGCGCTGGCGGATTGTATCGAACATCATCTGCTGGAACTGGTCTCCAACTGAAACCGCAGTACAGAAGAATACGACAAAGGCAATTCCATGCCCATTCGCAATCTCGACAAAATCTTCCATCCGCACTCGATAGCCGTGGTCGGTGCCAGTCAGCGTCCTTTAAGCGTGGGGCAGACCGTCTTTCAGAATCTGCTCGACGGAGGCTTCCAGGGGCCCGTCTATCCCGTCAATCCGAAGCATGACCGCCTGGGCGATCATCCCTGTTATGCACAGATCGCTGACATTCCAGGCAACGTTGATCTGGCAGTGATTTGCACTCCCGCGAAAACGATCCCTGCCATCATTGAACAGTGTGGAGAAGCGGGTATTCGGGGCATCGTGATCCTCTCAGCCGGTTTCCGGGAGACAGGGGAAGCAGGCAAAAAACTGGAGCAGCAGGTCCGCGATCTTGCACGCCATTATTCGGGTATGCGCATCATCGGCCCGAACTGTCTGGGCATCATGGCGCCCTATGCAAAACTGAACGCCAGTTTCGCCACCGATATGCCTCTGAAGGGAAATGTGGCGTTCATCTCACAGTCGGGAGCGCTCTGCACGTCGATCCTCGACTGGTCGCTGCAGGAAAACGTCGGCTTTTCACACTTCGTTTCGGTGGGCAACATGCTGGACG contains:
- a CDS encoding methyltransferase family protein, producing MELKNHFETSGQWLFRWRSYLPAVLLLPLVFAAANFERPWGRHDFQEIWELVCIGVTLLGLLVRVLVAGFVPSGTSGRNTKKQVADSLNTTGIYAVCRHPLYLGNFLIALGWAMFFHDGWLLAVFCMAFWLYYERIMMTEEAFLRGKFGEEFTAWAERTPAFIPNLKNWKRPALKFSVRTVVRREYLTFVGAMLVFVTLELLEHWHVDGQAQLSTFWPYLAALTGVTFVAVRVLHKCTRCLSEEGR
- a CDS encoding sulfatase, with protein sequence MHRLLPVLLFLFALGSLSASAAEPRPNVVLFLVDDMGWMDSEPYGSKFYETPNMTRLSKQSMRFTNAYAVPLCSPTRASILTGQYSARHGITSASGHQPPRPADFEYLPKTAKPNQKFRMPISKNYLDPEQYTLAEALRDAGYRTGHFGKWHLGLTAPHRPDKQGFETVWHCAPDPGPPSYFSPYGVFPDGKPTGRHHVGNITDGPEGEHITDRLTDEALKFIEAHQQEPFYLNLWHYSVHGPWQHKEAYTKEFAKKQDPRGEQKNPVMASMLQNVDESLGRILDKLDELKLAENTLFIFYSDNGGNAHSWSSEDPKIQRITEKHPLYATVKSYRKWAGGEPPTNNAPLREGKGRIYEGGQRVPLMVRWPGHIQPGTTSDAIVGPIDLYPTILDAMHVKQSDAQIIDGESILPVLKQKGDLQRTAWFTWFPHLIPAVSVRQGDWKLIRRFEPHPKYPEVRELYNLTEDIGETKNLAATHPEKVKALDALIDQFVKETGALYPQPNPDYNPRSTAGVPKRGPTQGLVPKFSKLTLVDGAARMEADGRTPFLGTAQVKHRGPMTLKLRLKSPQGGAGKVLWKTWQQEDFPKTGQTVNFDLKANPDWQEVEVPLPVEGMSGIIRLYLPVQEGPIEIGSIQYRSAKTNRPVRVWDFSKVKG
- a CDS encoding histone deacetylase family protein; the protein is MALLYSDPVFLQHETGGLPENPARIVPAVRRATQVALHAHCRQRSWKEISDERLERVHTPDYVKFVREFCEQGGGFISPDTAVCPESWQVARMAAGAACDAVEQVIKGNADRAFCLIRPPGHHAARARAMGFCLFNNVAIAARLAIDELGLERVMIIDWDVHHGDGTQELFWEDGQVGFLSVHRASFCQNSGFAEETGSGAGLGTTVNLPLEYGISREDYLARFTAAAEELAEKVRPQMILISAGFDAHQADPVGSLGLESEDFARLTRVVLDLADVHAEQRVVSLLEGGYNPQALADCIEHHLLELVSN